ATCCAAACCTGTCTTTTGTTTTTTGGCGCGGTCAATGGCATAATCGGCTGCGGTTTCCACCACCCAGTCAAAATTTTCCTGGCCCACGCTGGTTACTTCGGCATCAGGAGCCGGGTTGCAAAAATCAATGGCGTAAGGAATACCATTGCGAACGGCAAATTCAACCGTGTTAAAATCGTAACCCAAATATTGGTTCAGCTTAATCACATAATCTTTAACTGTATCCAATAGTTTTTTAGCTGCCGGGGCTTTACCATGTTCATAACGCAGGTGATGCGGGTTGCGCGGCTCGTATTGCATAATGCGTACATGCTTGCCACCGATGCAGTAGCAGCGGAAATAATCTTCAAATACAACCTCTTCCTGCAGCATCATCACATATTGTTTGGTTTGATCGTACTTATTAAAAAAATCTTCCCTGTTTTGCAGTTGGTAAACCTCTTTCCAGCCGCCGCCGTCAAAAGGTTTCATATAGGCTGGGAAACCTACATAGTTAAAAATGCCGTCCCAATCCAAAGGATAGGCCAGGTTGCGGAATGACCGGTCGGTAGTATCGTCCGGCAGCTCTTTGGAGGGCAGTATCACCGTTTTGGGCACGGGCACGCTCAGCTTTACGGCCAGGGCGTTGTTAAAGAATTTTTCGTCGGCGCTCCACCAGAAGGGGTTATTGATGACCGCGGTACCGCAGATAGCCGCGTTTTTGAGGGCGGCCCGGTAAAAGGGCACATCCTGCGATATCCGGTCGACGATCACCGCGTAATCCAATGGTTCGGCCTGTAAAACTTTATCTATGCGTACAAACTCTGCCGAAATATTTTTTTCGGCCTTTTGGTTGATCCGATCAACAAATGCCTGTGGAAATGAATTTTCCTGTCCGAATAAGATGCCTATTTTTTTCATGGGGGTAGATTTAGTTTGCAGTTAACGGTTTGCAGTTGGCATGCTTGCCTTTTGTAATTAATGATTTGTCTTGATTCCTGGTTCTTGATTTCTTGCTTCTATCTTATCGTTGATAAATAATGCGGGAACATTTCGCGCCAGATGGGCCAATCATGATGGGCAAAAGGGCGGATATCCAGCCAATGTTTAATGTTTTTTTGATTTAGGATGTTCGATAGCTGCAGGTTATACTCTTTACAGATGTCGTACTCCGATGTTCCTAAAATGATGTTCATGTTCCATAGATCCGGGGCATTGTCGCCCGGTAAAAAATCAACGGGATTGTTGTAAAATATATCATCATCATAAAAACCATCCGTGAACATTTTAATATCAAATGCGCCGCCCATGGTAAACAGATTGCTTACCTTTTCGGGGTGTTTAAACGCGAAGTTGGCCGCATGGTAACCACCGAAGCTGCAGCCTGCCATAACTACTTTACCCACGCCGGTTTCGTGCATGGCCCAGGGCACCAGTTCATCAACCAGCATTTTATCGTACCAGGTATAGTTACGGGCGCGGTCGGCAGGGGAGATGCCTTTGTCGTACCAGCTGCGGTCGTCGATAGTGTCGGGA
This region of Mucilaginibacter inviolabilis genomic DNA includes:
- a CDS encoding ATP-grasp domain-containing protein translates to MKKIGILFGQENSFPQAFVDRINQKAEKNISAEFVRIDKVLQAEPLDYAVIVDRISQDVPFYRAALKNAAICGTAVINNPFWWSADEKFFNNALAVKLSVPVPKTVILPSKELPDDTTDRSFRNLAYPLDWDGIFNYVGFPAYMKPFDGGGWKEVYQLQNREDFFNKYDQTKQYVMMLQEEVVFEDYFRCYCIGGKHVRIMQYEPRNPHHLRYEHGKAPAAKKLLDTVKDYVIKLNQYLGYDFNTVEFAVRNGIPYAIDFCNPAPDAEVTSVGQENFDWVVETAADYAIDRAKKQKTGLDNLTWGEYVKTSAAKTPLISPKPVKKEIYIGRVNPPVETESKVKKVAKAPALAKEVAQPVKVKAAEKPKKEKEVKKAAKKPAAKK
- a CDS encoding esterase family protein, with translation MTEKYHRWHSPNLSADLEMLVFGDRGYPVILFPTTRGRYYQNKDFGLIESVRWFIDQGLVKIYCPDTIDDRSWYDKGISPADRARNYTWYDKMLVDELVPWAMHETGVGKVVMAGCSFGGYHAANFAFKHPEKVSNLFTMGGAFDIKMFTDGFYDDDIFYNNPVDFLPGDNAPDLWNMNIILGTSEYDICKEYNLQLSNILNQKNIKHWLDIRPFAHHDWPIWREMFPHYLSTIR